The Thermoplasmata archaeon genome contains a region encoding:
- a CDS encoding NTPase, producing the protein MGEALKIGITGLPGAGKTYCLLKVIEMLEADGLKVGGMITEPIVKRNRREGFYVMDWATKEKRVFASREIQSKTMVGRFSIDISALEEVGVNALRSATANADVIVIDEVGKMEVESPNFVQSVKDALDADKPLLLTLHKKSRNPLLQDIRRRDDVRILEVTMVNRNLLPYKIVKLMKGEVL; encoded by the coding sequence ATGGGCGAGGCGCTCAAAATCGGGATTACGGGCCTCCCCGGCGCCGGCAAGACGTACTGCCTTCTCAAGGTCATCGAGATGCTCGAGGCGGACGGCCTCAAGGTCGGCGGCATGATCACCGAGCCAATTGTGAAGCGGAACCGCCGCGAGGGCTTCTACGTGATGGATTGGGCGACGAAGGAGAAGCGGGTGTTCGCGTCCCGCGAGATCCAGTCGAAGACGATGGTCGGCCGCTTCAGCATCGACATCAGCGCGCTCGAAGAGGTCGGCGTCAACGCGCTCCGCTCCGCGACCGCGAACGCGGACGTCATCGTGATCGACGAGGTCGGCAAGATGGAGGTCGAGTCGCCGAACTTCGTGCAGTCCGTCAAGGACGCCCTCGACGCGGACAAGCCGCTCCTGCTCACGCTCCACAAGAAGTCGCGCAATCCGCTCCTCCAGGACATCCGGCGTCGGGACGACGTGCGGATCCTCGAGGTCACGATGGTGAACCGGAACCTCTTGCCCTACAAGATCGTGAAGCTGATGAAGGGCGAAGTCCTCTGA
- a CDS encoding amino acid permease yields the protein MAEGREVAVKFRRDLGLLEITMIGLGPTIGTTIFLLVGPGYAITGPSLVLAFGLNFVVTMFTAMAYMELGSAFPETGGGYLWIRRSMRDPWGFLGGWMSWFGHCIVASFYIYGFGLGIVVAIQALLGVPNVVLLGLDEPALIRVFAVLAALIFIVMNYRGAKLTGRSETAVTFVLIGIVIIFIVFGLAHVFSAGPLPTQNFEPFFRGNSPFVQFVSLVGAMGFTFIVFEGYEIIAQTGEEARNPEKNIPRAHFLVIGISTAIFVSVAVTAIAAGGACYPTVGGGCQLLRVSDGLVLGNNNAIADIAARVMPYGLQIIIFGVALGALAALNSMIFSSSRVAFAMGRDGGLPKILGKLHPKKRTPHVSITVSALIIVLMTLTLDINTVAASADIMFLLLFLMVNWAAIALRKTMPDVKRYYKMPLFPYIPIAGIATKFVIALSLWAIEPLAWVIALGWIGIGLTVHYLHEKKEIVIGVTKVVESILPIHRPRYRILLPIDDFDRVELVEFGALVAQVEDAELTLLHVIEVPPALPIDAIDRFYVSEVRWNLGKLRRRAEELGANATARVEVSHKVFDAIVENIREDETDLLLLGWRGGWRKGRILGSNVDRFVQEAPCDVIVFKSANLKEKIDRILVMNAPEWHVSYATGYAILLAKKHRAKITILSAVQTDRELEKERGYSARLAEMCRTHAVPFEEKFVKVRNIVDVVIEEAKSYDLIALGASSEWRLTQFAFGPMQDQIARRTETPTLMVRKVRRKEESVPTGNPMAVPAGPSPRPT from the coding sequence ATGGCCGAGGGTCGGGAAGTCGCGGTCAAGTTCCGTCGGGACTTGGGCTTGCTCGAGATCACGATGATCGGGCTCGGCCCGACGATCGGGACCACGATCTTCCTGCTCGTGGGGCCCGGATACGCGATCACGGGTCCGTCCCTCGTCCTCGCGTTCGGACTGAACTTCGTCGTGACGATGTTCACCGCCATGGCGTACATGGAGCTCGGGTCCGCGTTCCCGGAGACGGGTGGCGGGTATCTCTGGATCCGCCGCTCGATGCGCGACCCGTGGGGCTTCCTCGGCGGCTGGATGTCGTGGTTCGGCCATTGCATCGTGGCGTCGTTCTACATCTACGGGTTCGGTTTGGGAATCGTCGTCGCGATCCAGGCGCTCCTTGGGGTTCCGAACGTCGTTCTCCTGGGCCTCGACGAGCCCGCGCTGATCCGGGTGTTCGCCGTGCTCGCGGCGTTGATTTTCATCGTGATGAACTACCGCGGGGCGAAGCTCACGGGACGCTCCGAGACCGCGGTGACGTTCGTCTTGATCGGGATCGTGATCATCTTCATCGTCTTCGGCCTGGCGCACGTATTCTCTGCGGGGCCGCTCCCCACGCAGAATTTCGAACCGTTCTTCCGAGGCAACTCGCCGTTCGTTCAGTTCGTCTCGCTCGTCGGGGCGATGGGGTTCACGTTCATCGTGTTCGAGGGGTACGAGATCATCGCGCAGACGGGCGAGGAGGCGCGGAATCCGGAGAAGAACATCCCTCGGGCGCACTTCCTTGTCATCGGAATCTCGACGGCGATTTTCGTCTCCGTCGCGGTCACGGCGATTGCGGCCGGCGGCGCCTGCTACCCGACGGTCGGAGGGGGCTGCCAGCTCCTGCGGGTGAGCGACGGACTCGTCCTGGGGAACAACAACGCGATCGCGGACATCGCCGCCCGCGTCATGCCGTACGGCCTGCAGATCATCATCTTCGGCGTCGCCTTGGGAGCCCTGGCGGCGCTGAACTCCATGATCTTCTCATCGAGCCGGGTCGCGTTCGCGATGGGCCGGGACGGAGGCCTCCCGAAGATCCTGGGCAAGCTGCACCCGAAGAAGCGCACGCCGCACGTGTCGATCACCGTGAGCGCGCTCATCATCGTCCTCATGACGTTGACCTTGGACATCAACACGGTCGCGGCGAGCGCGGACATCATGTTCCTCCTCCTCTTCCTGATGGTCAACTGGGCCGCGATCGCCCTCCGGAAGACGATGCCGGACGTGAAGCGGTACTACAAGATGCCGCTCTTCCCCTACATCCCGATCGCCGGAATCGCGACGAAATTCGTCATCGCCCTGAGCCTCTGGGCGATCGAACCTCTCGCCTGGGTCATCGCCCTTGGCTGGATCGGGATCGGGCTGACGGTGCACTACCTTCACGAAAAGAAGGAAATCGTCATCGGCGTTACGAAAGTCGTGGAGTCGATCCTCCCGATCCATCGTCCGAGATACCGGATCCTGCTGCCGATCGACGACTTCGACCGCGTGGAGCTCGTCGAATTCGGCGCGCTCGTTGCGCAGGTCGAGGACGCGGAGCTCACCCTGCTCCATGTGATCGAGGTGCCGCCCGCCCTCCCGATCGACGCGATCGATCGCTTCTACGTGAGCGAAGTGCGGTGGAACCTCGGCAAGCTGCGGCGTCGCGCAGAGGAGCTCGGCGCGAACGCGACGGCGCGGGTCGAGGTGAGCCACAAGGTGTTCGACGCGATCGTGGAGAACATCCGCGAGGACGAGACGGACCTGCTCCTGCTCGGCTGGCGCGGCGGCTGGCGGAAGGGCCGGATCCTCGGGTCGAACGTCGACCGGTTCGTGCAGGAGGCGCCGTGCGACGTCATCGTGTTCAAGAGCGCGAACCTCAAGGAGAAGATCGACCGGATCTTGGTGATGAACGCGCCGGAGTGGCACGTCTCGTACGCGACAGGATACGCGATTTTGCTGGCGAAGAAGCACCGCGCGAAGATCACGATCCTGAGCGCCGTGCAGACGGACAGGGAACTCGAGAAGGAGCGCGGCTATAGCGCCCGCCTCGCGGAGATGTGCCGCACCCACGCCGTCCCGTTCGAGGAGAAGTTCGTGAAGGTCCGGAACATCGTCGACGTGGTGATCGAAGAGGCGAAGAGCTACGACCTGATTGCCCTCGGCGCCTCGTCGGAATGGCGGCTCACGCAGTTCGCCTTCGGCCCGATGCAGGACCAGATCGCCCGCCGCACGGAGACGCCGACGCTCATGGTGCGCAAGGTCCGTCGGAAGGAGGAGTCCGTCCCGACTGGAAACCCTATGGCGGTACCGGCGGGTCCCTCGCCCCGGCCGACGTAG